Below is a genomic region from Corallococcus silvisoli.
CCATCCCGCGCTCCCCCAGCAGCTGCTCCTCCAGGGCGGCCATGCGCTTCGCGTCGCGCGGCTTCTCATGGTCGTGCCCCAGCAGGTGCAGCAGCCCGTGCGCGAGGTAGCGGCCCATCTCCGACTCCAGCGTGCGGCCGTACTCCTTCGCCTGCCGCTTCGCCGTGTCCAGGGAGATGACCACGTCGCCCAGCGGGCGCGGGCCCGGCGTCCCCTTGGGCTGGTCCCCCGCGGGGAAGGACAGCACGTCCGTGGCCTTGTCCTTCTGGCGCCAGGTGCGGTTGAGCCGGCGGATGGCCCGGTCCCCCACGAGCGACAGCGACAGCTCGCAGCCGGTGAGCTCCAGGCGCTTCAGGTAGTCGCGGCCCCAGGTGGTCAAGAGGCGCTCGTAGTCCGCGCCCTGCCCGTGCGCCACCTGCACCGTCACCTGGTTGTCCGCCGCCTTCGGCTTCACCTGCGGCTTCTCGATGTGCGCCAGTTCCACGCGGAACGCCGGCGCGCAGATGGACCAGTAGTCGCACGCGCCCTGGCTGTCGTTGCGGTACACGACCCGCTTGCCGCGCGGCACCAGGCCCACCTCTCCCGCGCTGATGCGCTCGCGCTTGCCGTCCACGACGAGGGTCAGCTCGCCCGTGAGGACGAGCACCACCTCGTCGAACTCCGGCGTCTGCGCGGGTTCGCTCCAGCCCGGAGGCGCCCGCATGCGCGCCACCGACGCGGACTCCGTCTGCGTGCTGGCGACGCCGACGAACTCCTCGATGCGCTTGCCGTCGTCGCGCGGAATCACCTTGCCCTTGCGCAGCTTCACGCCCTCCACCTTGCGGCTCATGACATGCCCGCCGTTCTCGCCTTCGTGTCCTTCGAGTCCTTGGCGTCCGTCTTCGCCGGGGCCGGCGCCATCATCAGCGGCGACCCCGCCTTGCCCCCGCCCATCGCGCCCGCCGGGTAGACGGGACGCGTGTGGTAGATGCCCTCCAGCGTGTGCAGGAAGGACTGGGCGATGAGGTTCAGGTCCTTGAGCGTCAGGTCGCACTCGTCGAGCTGGCCCTCGGAGAAGATGATGTTGATGATCTTCTGCACCTGCGCCTGGAGCTTCGCGCTGGTCGGGTCCGGCATGGAGCGCGTGGAGGCCTCCACCGCGTCGGCGATCATCACCAGCGCCGCCTCGCGGAACTGCGGCTTGGGGCCCGGGTAGCGGTAGATGCTCTCGTCGATGGGGGGCGCGCCTTCCTTGCCCTCCTGCTCCTTCAGGGCCTTGTGGAAGAAGAAGCCCACCGTGCGGGTGCCGTGGTGCTGCGGGATGGCGTCCGCCACCAGCTTGGGCAGGCGGTACTGCCGCGCCATCTCCAGGCCTTCCGTCACGTGGCGCTTGATGATGACCGCGCTCATCGCGGGCGCCAGGCCGTCATGCCGGTTCTCTCCCTTCTGGTTCTCCCCGAAGTAGAGCGGATTCCGGCCCTTGCCGATGTCGTGGTAGTACGCGCACGAGCGCGCCAGGAGCGGGTTCGCGCCGATGGTCTCCGCCGCGTTCTCCACCAGCGTCCCGATGATGATGGAGTGGTGGTACGTGCCGGGCGCCTGGACGATGAGCTCCTTGAGCGCCGGGTGGTTCAGGTTCGCCAGCTCCAGCAGCTTGATGTCCGACGCGTAGCCGAACGTGGCCTCGATGAGCGGCGTCAGCGCCATCACCATCACCGGGACGGCCAGCGCGGTGCCGAAGAACGCGCACACCCCGGTGACGAGCGTGTCGCCCGCCAGGCCCTTGCCCTCCACGAGGAACAGGAACAGCACCGCGATGAGGTTGGCGACGCCGGTGACGAGCCCCGCGCGGAAGATGCCGACGCGGTCCTTCGCCTTCACGATGCGGTCCGCCGCCACCAGCGAGCCCACCAGCGTGTAGATGCCGAACGCCAGCGAGTTGCCCAGCATCACCCCCGCGAGGCACGCGAACACCATGGCGAAGAAGAGCGCCAGCTCCTGCGCGAGGATGAAGCGCACCAGCATGGCGCCGGCCGCCACCGGGAAGGCGTAATAGAACGCCTCGATGGGCAGCGCCGTGTACCGGTCCTGCACCGCGTCCGCGATGGACACCCAGACCTGGAGCAGGCCCAGCAGGCCCACCAGCAGGAGGCCCAACAGGACGCCGTCCTTGCGCGTGGGGCGGAAGCGCCGGAAGGCCGCGCGGCAGAAGCCGTAGAACGACACCACCAGCAGGGCCACGAGCCCCGTGCCGCCCACCTGGAGCTGGAGCAGGTCCAGGCGGTCCGTCTGCGCGCGCATCCCGCGCAGCACCACCAGGTGCGTTTCGTTGACGAGCTCCCCGTCGCCGATGACGCGCTGGCCCTTCTTGATGGCGATGACGGCGTCCTTCACCGCGTCGCCCGCGAGCCGGCGGCGCAGGTCCGTCTCCGCGATGTTGATGGTCAGGCTGGGGCGCACCAGCCGCTTGGCGATGCGCAGCACCGCGCGGCGCTGCACCGCCGGGGCCTCCGGCAGCACGTTGCCGGGCACGGAGGCGAAGCGGTCCAGCTCCTGGTGCGCTTCACGGATGTCCACCACCTGCACGGCCCCCGCGGGCAGCGTCTCCTCGTTCTTGCGCTGCACGTCGCGCACGGTGAGGCCCTGGGGGGCCTCGCGCACCAGCTCGTCGCGGGAGCCGGCCACGTACACCTGGCCCCGGTCCGCGCGGTAGGCGCGGTCCAACAGCACCAGGGTGGCGGCCTCCGCCTCCTCGGAGAACCCGTTGGCGACGAGCGCCTGGAAGTCCTCGCCCTCCAACCCCGCGTCCCGCTGGCCGAAGAGCTGCTCCTGGAACTGGGCCTGCATCTCCTCGCGGTCGCGGCGCTGGCGCTCCAGGGCCTCCGGCGTGGGGATGGCGGGGCGGCGGCGCTTGCCCTGTCCTTCCTCAAGCGGGGCCTCCTCCGCGCGGGCCTCCTTCTCCTCCTCCAGGCGGTCTCGCGCGGTGGAGTAGGCGGCGCGCACGGACGCGCGCAGGTTGCCCACCACCGCGGGGTTGAGGTCGTACACCGGGCGGACGGCGCTCCGGGCCTCGCGGCGGCGCTGCTCCGTCATCGCCTGGTGGACGATGTCGTAGTCGCGCGCGGCCTTGAAGCCCGCGGGTGAGTTGGCCCGGAAGGGCTTGCCCACGTGCTCCTCGGTGAGCGCGGGGATCTGCTGGCTGTAGAGGCCCGGGGAGATGACGAAGCCCGCGCCCACCGACACCACCAGCAACAGCAGGCCCTGCACGACGCGCCGGCCCCAATCCCCGCCGCGCCCCAGCCCCAGGCGGACCGCGAGCGCGTCCAGCGGACTGGGCCCGGGGGTCGGTGATTCAGGATCGGCCATGGGGGAACTCCTCACCCTGCGAAGACGTCGAGGCTCCCTACAAGGAAGCAGGGACGGGGAAAATTCGTGAGGGTGGGACAGCCGCCGCCCGGACGCCAGTTCGCTCTGCGAAAAATGCAGGTAAGCCAACAGGCCGGGATGTGGGCCATCGAGCGACTCCACCCCCGTCCCGGCGTGAGCCTGGGAGCGGGGGTGGTGGGTGGAACGTCACGCCTGGGAGCCGTCCGTCTGCGGGGCCGCGGGGGCCGAGGCCTCCGGAGCCAGGGCGGACTCGCGGGCGGCCTGGGCCTCTTTCTGGGCGGACTCGGAGCGCTCGTAGGCGCGGATGACCTCTTGCACCAGGGGGTGGCGCACGACGTCCACGTCGGAGAACTCCGAGAAGTGGATGCCTTCGATGTTCTTCAGCACGGTGCGCGCGTGGTTCAGGCCGGACAGCTTGCCCGTGGGCAGGTCCACCTGGGTGACGTCGCCCGTGATGACCGCCTTGCTGTTGTAGCCCAGGCGGGTGAGGAACATCTTCATCTGCTCCACGGTGGTGTTCTGCGCCTCGTCGAGGATGACGAAGGCGTCGTTGAGGGTGCGGCCGCGCATGAACGCGAGCGGCGCTACCTCCACCACCCCCTGCTCCACCAGGTGCTGGGCGCGCTCCACGGCCATCATGTCGTGCAGCGCGTCGTAGAGCGGGCGCAGGTAGGGGTTCACCTTCTCCGCCAGGTCGCCCGGGAGGAAGCCGAGCTTCTCACCGGCCTCCACGGCGGGGCGCGCCAGGATGATGCGCTTGACCTTGCGCTCCTGGAGGAAGGCGACCGCCATGGCCATGGCCAGGTACGTCTTGCCGGTGCCGGCGGGACCCACGCCGAAGACGATGTCGTGGGCGCGGATGGCGTCCACGTAGCGCTTCTGCGCGATGCTCTTGGGGGCGATCTGCCGGTTGCCGGAGCTCTTGAGGACCGTGCCGAGCATGACCTCCTGCAGCGACTCCGGGCCGCGGCCCAGGACCTTGATGGCCTGCTCCACGTCCTCGCGGTAGACGGTGCGGCCGGCGCGGATCATCCCTTCCAGGTTCTCCACGAGGCGCACGGCGAAGGCGACGGCGTCCGCGGGGCCCGACAGGAGCAGCTCCGTACCGCGCTGCCCCACCCGGACGCCCAGGCGCCGCTCCATCAGCTTGAGGTTCTCGTTCTGGTTTCCGCACAGGGCCTGGGTCGTCTCGTTGTCACGGACGTCCACCTTGGCGGAGGTGGGAGTGGATTCAGCGCGAGCAGCGGGCACTTCCAGCGTGGCGGGGTTTCGCAATGCGCGTGGTTCCTCGTTCAGTGGTCGCTCGCCGACAACGTAACGCCGCCCTCCCCCCCATGCCCGCCAACCCTCCGGTGCGAGCCTGCCCGCTGGCTAGCGCACGGGCGGGAGGAGGATGAACTGTCGAGCGGCCGTGCGGCGGTAATAGTACTCCTCCCGCCACGGGTAACGCAGTTCCTCTTGCGTCAACAATCCGGCATCCACCAGTGCATCCAGGCGTTCCGGCAGGGTTCCCTTCTCCAACTGGAATACCTCCAGGGCGGCCTCGATGCGGACGCGCTGCGCGTGGGCAATCTGACGCTGGGCGGCGGGATCGCCCAACCGGGAGGCACCTGACTCCGGTCCCCGCCCCCCGACCCAGCGGGAGGCGATGAAGGCGAGCCCCGCGATGACCGCCATGGTGACGGCGATCCGCCCCAGGGGGCCCGCCACCCGGGCGACGAGGCGGCTGTCGTCGGGGAGGGGGGCGCGACCTTCCGGGTCGATGGCGCGCACGTAGTCGCCCTTGACCAGGGTGTAGAGCGCCTTGCAGGTCTCGAACTCCCCCAGGCCGCAGAGGTCCACCATCCGGCGCAGGTCGCGCCCCACGGCGATCTCCTCGTAGACGTGGCGCTCGGACGGCCCGATGACGCCCAGCTCCCCGCCCTCGTCCGCGTGGGCGCGGGGCGGAGGGAGCGCCTTGACGCGCTCGAAGGTCATGTCGTCGCGGTGGATGCGCTTGCGGATGACGGGCCACTCGTCCACCATCCGGAAGCCCTCCATCAGCACCGTCTCCGCGCGCAGCGGGGTGATGCCTTCGGGGCCGGGCTCCACGGGCTCCTGGATGAACTCGTAGGTGCCCGCCTTCCAGGTGAAGAGGCGGTAGAGCGTCTCCGTCACCTGGAGCTGGGCCATCTGCTGGAAGCGCTCGGCGGTGAGGGCGTGGCTCTGCACGAGCACGTCGCCCAGCCGCTTGAGGGTGCGCTTCTGGACCTCCAGCGCGGCCTCCAGCTGCGTCTCCGTGATGATCTCCGCGCGCACCAGCATGGCGCCGATGAGCTCCTTGCGCTTCCGGGTGAGGCTCTCGGCCTTGATGATGTGGCCGTCCTGGAAGCCGACGCGCACCTCCTGGTCCTTGTTGCGCAGGTGGAGCGTGCCCGTCTTCTGCTGCTGACCGATGAGCTGCAGGATGTCGCCGATGCCGAAATCCTTGAGGGTCCCCTTGAGGGCCATGGCTCAGGCCTCCCCCCGCTGGTGGCGGCGCAGGCCGCGCAGCGTCAGCAGGTAGACGAAGAAGAGCATGGCGCCCGCGGGCACCAGCTTGAGGTACAGCGGCGCATCCCCGTAGGGAGTGCGGACCAGGCCCCGGTGGAGCACCAGCGCGGCCACCGCGAAGCTGAACACGAAGGCATAGAGGGCCCCGCGCACCGGCAGGCCCGTGCCCACGTGGCCGGCCCCGGACACCAGCCCGCCCAGCGCGTACGTCACCCGCTTCGTCCACGCCTGGTGGCGCTCCACCTCCAGTTGCTTGCGCGAGCGGAACTCCTTGGGCACCTGGCTCTTGCGCGCGTAGACGTGCACGCACTGGCCGCACATCGCGCTGCCCACGCCCAGGTCCTTGTCGCAGCGCTGGCAGACGGCGTGGCCGCAGCGCTCGCAGCCTCGGGAGGCCTTCATGCGCCAGGCGGCCTCGCCCCACAGCGCGACCAGGGCCGCGAGCACCGCCGTGAGCCCCCAGCCCACCGGGCCCTGCGGCATGCCGCCCAGCAGCCAGCGGCCCACCTGGGCCTCCACGCGCGCGCCCTCCTGCGCGTCATCCGCCAGCGCCATCCAGTCCCGCTCCGGCACCTGGGGGGACAGCAGCAGGAGGTTGAGCAGCGGGCGGTCCTCCGGAGGAGGCGAGCGCGCGATGAGCGAGCCATCCAGGGACTGCGCGGTGGCGACGGCGGAGGTGGACCGGTCCAGCTCCGGACCCAGCTGATCATCTGGCAGCAGCCGGGCCCGCCGCCGGTACACCTGCCCCAGGTTGTAGTGCGGCGCCGCCATCGACGGGTCGGCCTTGGAGGCCTGGGTGTAGAGGAGCACCGCGCCGTCCACGTCGCCCAGGCCCAGCAGCGCGTTGCCGAAGCGGGTGAGCATCCGCGCGTCGCCCTCGCGCAGCGCGGAGGCGGCCTTGAAGTCCGCCCGGGCCTCCTCCAGCAGGCCGCGACGCGACTCGTAGAAGGCGAGCGCCCCCAGCTCCTGGAAACGGGCGGTCCGGGCCCCGGCCCGCGCGCGCACCCGGGCCGCCGCGCCCTCCGCGGACAGGCCCCCGCGCTCCAGGAGGTAGACGTCCTCCGCGGGCGTGCCGGCGAAGACGGTGAAGCGCGCGAGCGCCCCCGCGGCGAGCGGCATCAGGCCCAGGCCCACGAGCAGCGCCGCCGCCACCCAGCGCTCGGCGCGGCCCACGTACAGCGCGGACACGGCGAAGAGCAGCAGCAGCTGCGGCATCAGGCCCACGCCCAGCACCGCGGGCAGCGCCAGGAGCAACAGGCCCAGCAGTCCGGACTGCCAGCGAGTCACCGCACGGGGGAAGACGTGGTGGAAGTCATGCAGCGCGTAGCGGATCCGGCGCAGGAAGAGGACCGCCACCACCGCCACCGCCGTGGCCGCCCAGGCCGCGAGCGCCACCGCGCCCAGGTCCGTGAGCGCCGGCCGGCGGTAGCGCGCATCCTTCGCCAGCGTCACGAGCGCGTCCTTCCACTCTCCGAGCGCGCGGGAGACGTTGAGCGGATCCTCCACCACGTACATCTCCGCCCGGGCGAAGCGGGCGGCGGGCAGCCCTGGCGACAAGGACACGCCCACGTCCAGGAGCGCGAGCGCGCCCGTCAGGTCTCCGGCGCGCCGGCGGACCTCCGCCTCGCGCACGAAGCCCATGCTCAGGGGCTCCAGGTCGGAAGCGAGGACCTCCTCGCGCAGCGTGAGCAGCTCCTTCTGGGCGGCCTCCGCGGAGGCGGTGTCGTTGCGCGAGCGGGCCGCCTTCCACTTCTCCCACAGGGCCAGCAGGTCCGCGTCCGTCACCTTCGGCGCCAGCACCGGGGTGAGCGCGGGGCGGGGCGCGACGACGACGGGCGGGGGCTCCGGCGCGACCGGGGCCGCGGCCTTGGGCGGCGGGGCGATCACGCGGCGGCGGGTGTCGGGGCGGGGCCGGGGATCCGGTTCGTCGGCCTCCTCGGCGGGCGGGTCGGTCTCCGGATCATCGTCCGAGGCCTGGAAGGAGCTGGGGTCCGGCTCCGGGTCCCCCAGGTAGGTCTCCTGGATGCGCGTGGGCGCGTCCTGCGTCAAGGCAGGGGCACGCGCGGGGACAAGCAGCACGAAGCTGCAACACAGGCCGAGGAACGAGCGGAGCATCCGGACGTCCGATGATAGGCGACAGCGCGGACGACACGAAATCATGGCGTGCCCGGGCCCCGTGCTACAGGAGCCCGCGGCGGCAGACTGCACGGGAGTGGATACATGGCGGCGCCTGGAAATGAGCTGGAACGGCTGGTGGAGATCATGCGGCGGCTGCGGGCCGAGGGCGGCTGCCCGTGGGACCGCGAGCAGGACCTGCGTTCGCTGCGCCCCTATCTGACCGAGGAGGCATTCGAGGTCCTGGACGAGATGGACCGCGTCTCCGACGGCGGCCCCTGGCGGCCGTTGTGCGAAGAGCTGGGAGACCTGCTCTTCCAGATCGTCTTCCACGCGCAGCTGGCGGCGGAGCTGGGCGAGTTCACGATGGCGGACGTGTGCGCGGCCATCAGCGACAAGATCACCAGCCGGCACCCGCACGTCTTCGGGGATCAGCAGGTGAAGGGCGCCGAGCAGGTGCTGGCCAACTGGGCGCAGCTGAAGGCGGAGGAGCGCAAGAAGAAGACGGGGCGTGCGGGTTCGGTGTTGGACGGAGTGCCCACCGCGGCCCCCTCCCTGCTGCGCGCCGAGCGGCTCACGGAGAAGGCCAGCCGCATCGGCTTCGACTGGCCGGACCTCGCCGGGGTGCGCGGCAAGCTGGACGAGGAGCTGCGCGAGCTGGACGAGGCCATCGCGTCCGGCGGACGGGACGCCATCGAGCACGAGCTGGGGGATGTGCTGTTCTCGCTCGCGAACCTCGCCCGCTTCGTGAAGACGCCGGCGGAGGACGCGCTGCGCATGGCCACCCGCCGCTTCACCAGCCGCTTCCAGTACATCGAGGCGAAGCTGCACGAGGAGCAGGTCCCCTTCGGCGGCGCGACCCTGGATCACATGGAGCGCCACTGGCAGGCCGCGAAGGCCGTGGAGAAGGCGCTTCCCCCGCCCGCCCACCTGCCCCGCGCGGCCGTGGCCACCCTGCGCCTGGCCGTGCCGGACGTGGAGGCCCAGCGGGCCTTCTGGGACTCCATGGCCTCCTGGCTGGGCTGGACCCCCACCCGCTCCCCCGAGGGCACGGCGGCCTATACAGGCGCGGGCCTGGGGCTCGTCTTCACGCCGGGCGCCCCGGCTGGGGCCGGTGGGCCCCCGGTGGCCCTGACGCTGGAGGCCCCCTCGGAGGCGGCCGTCGCCCGGCTCCAGGGGCTGTTCCTCGCGCACCACCCCCAGCGGCTGGTGCCGGGGTCGGCCACCCCCTCCGGCTTCCAGTTCCTGGATCCCGCCGGGCTGAAGTGGGAATACGCCGCCCCGCCGGCATGATTCTTCCCGCGAGCGGCGTCGCGCCCCTTCCGGAGGCCTTCCCGGGCCCTCCGGAACCGGAAATCCTGATCGCGATCGCACGCGTGCCTTGACGCAACGGGGGCATCGCAGTAAGGACGGCCCCTCTTTTTCCTTGCCTTGCCTTCCGCTGGAGCATTGCCTTGGCGAACACCAAGTCCGCAGAGAAGCGTTACCGCCAGTCCCTGAAGCGCCGCGCCCGGAACGTCAATGTCCGGACCTCGGTGAAGGACGCCGTCAAGTCCGCCCGCGAGGCCATTGCCTCTAAGGACGGTACGAAGACGACGGATGCGCTCAAGGCGGCTTCCAAGACCCTCAACAAGGCGGCCAGCAAGGGCGTCCTGCACAAGCGCACCGCAGCGCGCCGCATCTCCCGGCTGGCGAAGGCCGCCGCGAAGAAGGCCTAGCCGTCTCCTGAAGCACACCGAGCGTCGAGGACCGGGTTCCCCGGTCCTCACCAGGTGCTGGCCAACCGGTCGTATCCGTCGCGCATGAGCGTCTCAGCCAGACGTGCGAGCGCGGCCTGACGGTTGGCCTCCGCTTCCAGGACGCCGCCCCGGCCCTGGAGGTAATCCTCCGTTCCCGAGACCACCGTCTCCCCGAGCAGCTGCCCCTCCTTCAAGAGGCGCAGACGCACGGTCGTGGAGACACGGTAGTTGCCGACGACGATGGTCGGGGACGCCCAGACGTTCAGCACCGCCCCTTCAATCGTGGACGTGCAGCCTGGAGCGCTGGCCAACCGGCCCGCCTGAACGAGCTGCTGGCGCAGGTAGCGCGTGAAGAGGTTCTCCAGCGCGGGCTCTGGCGTGTCGTTGGCGAAGATGGGCGCGCACACCTGTCCCACGCCCGCTGGCAGTGCCGAGCCCCACGGCGTGAAGCGGTAGCCGCACCCGGCGCCCAGCAGCGCCGCCGCGGCCACGCCCCAGCGGAACGCCTTCACCGCACCCACCCGCACCACGTTCCTCGAGGGCCGCATGGGCGCGCACCCTACCCGGCGGCGATCCTCCGTCAAGCGCCGGGGCTGGCCAGCGGCACGCCTCGCTCACGCCCCGTGTCCTCCAACGCCGCCCGGGCCGCCTTGAGGCGCGCCTCGCGGGCCGAGCCCCTCAGCGCCATGCCCAGCGGCCACCTCAGCCGGGTGCCGTCCTCCACCTCCACGGTGAGGCCGTGATGGCGGTACAGCGCCGTCAGCAGCAGCCCGAGAGCCCCCGCCACCAGGGCCATGAGCCGCACCTC
It encodes:
- the ybeY gene encoding rRNA maturation RNase YbeY; translated protein: MSRKVEGVKLRKGKVIPRDDGKRIEEFVGVASTQTESASVARMRAPPGWSEPAQTPEFDEVVLVLTGELTLVVDGKRERISAGEVGLVPRGKRVVYRNDSQGACDYWSICAPAFRVELAHIEKPQVKPKAADNQVTVQVAHGQGADYERLLTTWGRDYLKRLELTGCELSLSLVGDRAIRRLNRTWRQKDKATDVLSFPAGDQPKGTPGPRPLGDVVISLDTAKRQAKEYGRTLESEMGRYLAHGLLHLLGHDHEKPRDAKRMAALEEQLLGERGMVADSLTIDSRARRAKLI
- a CDS encoding HD family phosphohydrolase encodes the protein MADPESPTPGPSPLDALAVRLGLGRGGDWGRRVVQGLLLLVVSVGAGFVISPGLYSQQIPALTEEHVGKPFRANSPAGFKAARDYDIVHQAMTEQRRREARSAVRPVYDLNPAVVGNLRASVRAAYSTARDRLEEEKEARAEEAPLEEGQGKRRRPAIPTPEALERQRRDREEMQAQFQEQLFGQRDAGLEGEDFQALVANGFSEEAEAATLVLLDRAYRADRGQVYVAGSRDELVREAPQGLTVRDVQRKNEETLPAGAVQVVDIREAHQELDRFASVPGNVLPEAPAVQRRAVLRIAKRLVRPSLTINIAETDLRRRLAGDAVKDAVIAIKKGQRVIGDGELVNETHLVVLRGMRAQTDRLDLLQLQVGGTGLVALLVVSFYGFCRAAFRRFRPTRKDGVLLGLLLVGLLGLLQVWVSIADAVQDRYTALPIEAFYYAFPVAAGAMLVRFILAQELALFFAMVFACLAGVMLGNSLAFGIYTLVGSLVAADRIVKAKDRVGIFRAGLVTGVANLIAVLFLFLVEGKGLAGDTLVTGVCAFFGTALAVPVMVMALTPLIEATFGYASDIKLLELANLNHPALKELIVQAPGTYHHSIIIGTLVENAAETIGANPLLARSCAYYHDIGKGRNPLYFGENQKGENRHDGLAPAMSAVIIKRHVTEGLEMARQYRLPKLVADAIPQHHGTRTVGFFFHKALKEQEGKEGAPPIDESIYRYPGPKPQFREAALVMIADAVEASTRSMPDPTSAKLQAQVQKIINIIFSEGQLDECDLTLKDLNLIAQSFLHTLEGIYHTRPVYPAGAMGGGKAGSPLMMAPAPAKTDAKDSKDTKARTAGMS
- a CDS encoding PhoH family protein, producing MRNPATLEVPAARAESTPTSAKVDVRDNETTQALCGNQNENLKLMERRLGVRVGQRGTELLLSGPADAVAFAVRLVENLEGMIRAGRTVYREDVEQAIKVLGRGPESLQEVMLGTVLKSSGNRQIAPKSIAQKRYVDAIRAHDIVFGVGPAGTGKTYLAMAMAVAFLQERKVKRIILARPAVEAGEKLGFLPGDLAEKVNPYLRPLYDALHDMMAVERAQHLVEQGVVEVAPLAFMRGRTLNDAFVILDEAQNTTVEQMKMFLTRLGYNSKAVITGDVTQVDLPTGKLSGLNHARTVLKNIEGIHFSEFSDVDVVRHPLVQEVIRAYERSESAQKEAQAARESALAPEASAPAAPQTDGSQA
- a CDS encoding DUF4388 domain-containing protein, which translates into the protein MALKGTLKDFGIGDILQLIGQQQKTGTLHLRNKDQEVRVGFQDGHIIKAESLTRKRKELIGAMLVRAEIITETQLEAALEVQKRTLKRLGDVLVQSHALTAERFQQMAQLQVTETLYRLFTWKAGTYEFIQEPVEPGPEGITPLRAETVLMEGFRMVDEWPVIRKRIHRDDMTFERVKALPPPRAHADEGGELGVIGPSERHVYEEIAVGRDLRRMVDLCGLGEFETCKALYTLVKGDYVRAIDPEGRAPLPDDSRLVARVAGPLGRIAVTMAVIAGLAFIASRWVGGRGPESGASRLGDPAAQRQIAHAQRVRIEAALEVFQLEKGTLPERLDALVDAGLLTQEELRYPWREEYYYRRTAARQFILLPPVR
- a CDS encoding tetratricopeptide repeat protein translates to MLRSFLGLCCSFVLLVPARAPALTQDAPTRIQETYLGDPEPDPSSFQASDDDPETDPPAEEADEPDPRPRPDTRRRVIAPPPKAAAPVAPEPPPVVVAPRPALTPVLAPKVTDADLLALWEKWKAARSRNDTASAEAAQKELLTLREEVLASDLEPLSMGFVREAEVRRRAGDLTGALALLDVGVSLSPGLPAARFARAEMYVVEDPLNVSRALGEWKDALVTLAKDARYRRPALTDLGAVALAAWAATAVAVVAVLFLRRIRYALHDFHHVFPRAVTRWQSGLLGLLLLALPAVLGVGLMPQLLLLFAVSALYVGRAERWVAAALLVGLGLMPLAAGALARFTVFAGTPAEDVYLLERGGLSAEGAAARVRARAGARTARFQELGALAFYESRRGLLEEARADFKAASALREGDARMLTRFGNALLGLGDVDGAVLLYTQASKADPSMAAPHYNLGQVYRRRARLLPDDQLGPELDRSTSAVATAQSLDGSLIARSPPPEDRPLLNLLLLSPQVPERDWMALADDAQEGARVEAQVGRWLLGGMPQGPVGWGLTAVLAALVALWGEAAWRMKASRGCERCGHAVCQRCDKDLGVGSAMCGQCVHVYARKSQVPKEFRSRKQLEVERHQAWTKRVTYALGGLVSGAGHVGTGLPVRGALYAFVFSFAVAALVLHRGLVRTPYGDAPLYLKLVPAGAMLFFVYLLTLRGLRRHQRGEA
- the mazG gene encoding nucleoside triphosphate pyrophosphohydrolase, whose translation is MAAPGNELERLVEIMRRLRAEGGCPWDREQDLRSLRPYLTEEAFEVLDEMDRVSDGGPWRPLCEELGDLLFQIVFHAQLAAELGEFTMADVCAAISDKITSRHPHVFGDQQVKGAEQVLANWAQLKAEERKKKTGRAGSVLDGVPTAAPSLLRAERLTEKASRIGFDWPDLAGVRGKLDEELRELDEAIASGGRDAIEHELGDVLFSLANLARFVKTPAEDALRMATRRFTSRFQYIEAKLHEEQVPFGGATLDHMERHWQAAKAVEKALPPPAHLPRAAVATLRLAVPDVEAQRAFWDSMASWLGWTPTRSPEGTAAYTGAGLGLVFTPGAPAGAGGPPVALTLEAPSEAAVARLQGLFLAHHPQRLVPGSATPSGFQFLDPAGLKWEYAAPPA
- the rpsT gene encoding 30S ribosomal protein S20, which gives rise to MANTKSAEKRYRQSLKRRARNVNVRTSVKDAVKSAREAIASKDGTKTTDALKAASKTLNKAASKGVLHKRTAARRISRLAKAAAKKA
- the lptE gene encoding LPS assembly lipoprotein LptE is translated as MRPSRNVVRVGAVKAFRWGVAAAALLGAGCGYRFTPWGSALPAGVGQVCAPIFANDTPEPALENLFTRYLRQQLVQAGRLASAPGCTSTIEGAVLNVWASPTIVVGNYRVSTTVRLRLLKEGQLLGETVVSGTEDYLQGRGGVLEAEANRQAALARLAETLMRDGYDRLASTW